One genomic segment of Brevinematales bacterium includes these proteins:
- a CDS encoding TrmB family transcriptional regulator produces the protein MGLTEHIEIIESFENLGLSPNEARVYLALLENHPITGYQLSKISGILRPVVYEMLGRLVEKGGARIVKSNPDTYIPVEIEEFLRNIETDFTVARGNIAAMLSRFLVADESDYFWNILGQKNIRNSIISMIERAQTEIYLCVHLQENFDPISEALHKKLHDGVKIDIFSYYTLDAREITLYSYNLHKSFTFEGIIPSEFILVCDGAETILANYTDQKSAKAVHSKNQVMVHTSKQHIIDSIYMIRLWKFIGTEKLKVLMTNEDRKLLEAIERHLGE, from the coding sequence TTGGGGCTTACCGAGCATATCGAAATTATCGAGAGCTTTGAAAACCTGGGGCTGAGTCCTAACGAAGCCCGTGTCTATCTCGCCCTGCTGGAAAACCATCCTATCACCGGATACCAACTTTCAAAAATCAGCGGTATTCTTCGTCCCGTGGTCTATGAAATGTTAGGGCGTTTGGTCGAAAAAGGCGGCGCCCGTATTGTAAAATCCAACCCCGATACCTATATCCCCGTTGAAATAGAAGAATTTCTCCGTAATATCGAAACCGATTTTACGGTCGCCCGCGGAAATATCGCCGCGATGCTCAGCCGTTTCCTTGTCGCGGATGAATCCGATTATTTCTGGAATATCCTCGGCCAGAAAAATATCCGTAATTCCATCATATCCATGATCGAGCGCGCGCAGACTGAAATTTACCTTTGCGTGCATCTTCAGGAGAACTTCGACCCGATCAGCGAAGCCCTGCATAAAAAACTCCACGACGGCGTAAAAATCGACATCTTTTCCTATTATACTCTGGACGCCCGCGAGATCACCCTCTATTCGTATAACCTTCACAAGTCCTTTACATTCGAGGGAATTATCCCGTCGGAATTCATCCTCGTATGCGACGGCGCTGAAACCATTCTCGCGAATTATACCGACCAGAAATCCGCAAAAGCGGTGCATTCTAAAAATCAGGTCATGGTTCACACATCGAAACAGCATATCATCGACAGTATCTATATGATACGCTTATGGAAATTCATCGGCACTGAGAAATTGAAAGTGCTGATGACCAACGAGGACAGGAAACTCCTCGAAGCCATCGAGCGTCATCTCGGCGAATAG
- the lptC gene encoding LPS export ABC transporter periplasmic protein LptC, which yields MKRISFAAIILSIFLFSSLVFSSIFSISEKQPVNVTAGKSVYYWEIERIILEISNKNKPKIVQGNNVLVADTISYDEKSEIGYAYGHLVYQNKKEQTVLTAGEGTYYTKEKKMIVVKNPVIYLKKDGTVAKSDMMTFFTDKDYMILEGNVEIKGKEFTITGDKARYNQGGGMFTVTGHAKTVDKSQVLTANTIEVLSKDDKLSSYTATGNVVIENTNDNYLIKSGKLDYYEALGYSRISDNPVIEFKKNNIKAYSTVMEKYDDEEKANLLGNVVIITGDKNAFSKWGVYDFKSESMILTGNPILLQGKTKMNALKIIVDVAKETMSMQGGGSGVFEYKKK from the coding sequence ATGAAACGGATTTCTTTCGCTGCTATCATTCTATCGATATTTCTATTCTCTTCGCTGGTGTTTTCCAGTATCTTTAGCATATCCGAGAAACAGCCCGTTAATGTTACCGCCGGTAAAAGCGTGTACTATTGGGAAATCGAACGTATCATTCTCGAAATCTCGAATAAGAATAAACCCAAAATCGTACAGGGCAACAATGTACTGGTAGCCGATACGATCAGTTACGACGAAAAAAGCGAAATCGGATACGCATACGGACACCTCGTGTACCAGAATAAAAAAGAGCAGACTGTCCTTACCGCCGGCGAAGGGACATACTATACAAAAGAAAAAAAGATGATCGTAGTCAAGAACCCGGTCATCTACCTGAAGAAGGACGGGACTGTCGCGAAAAGCGATATGATGACATTCTTTACCGATAAGGATTATATGATACTCGAAGGGAATGTCGAGATTAAGGGGAAGGAGTTCACGATTACCGGCGATAAGGCGCGTTACAATCAGGGCGGCGGGATGTTCACTGTAACCGGCCACGCGAAAACCGTCGATAAATCGCAGGTGCTTACCGCGAATACGATCGAGGTCCTATCGAAGGACGATAAACTCTCCAGCTACACCGCCACCGGAAATGTCGTTATCGAAAACACCAACGATAATTATCTGATAAAATCAGGGAAACTCGATTACTACGAAGCTCTGGGTTACTCGCGTATCAGCGACAATCCTGTTATCGAGTTTAAGAAGAACAATATCAAGGCTTATTCCACCGTTATGGAAAAGTACGACGACGAGGAAAAAGCCAACCTGCTCGGTAATGTGGTTATCATTACCGGGGATAAAAATGCCTTTTCTAAATGGGGGGTTTACGACTTTAAAAGCGAATCGATGATACTGACCGGAAACCCCATCCTGCTTCAGGGAAAAACCAAGATGAATGCTTTAAAAATTATCGTGGACGTCGCCAAAGAAACGATGAGCATGCAGGGCGGCGGAAGCGGAGTATTCGAATACAAAAAAAAGTAG
- the lptC gene encoding LPS export ABC transporter periplasmic protein LptC: MRKLLIFLFIFAMFLTGCTIKLKSGKKSTGTIPDFIMGDFQYTSYDNNGKREWVLKSSEAKMFDASSEIYLFNLTMTFYNPNNVIQSFLSSDEGYVNKKSKNVSASGNVKIFAENGAVLSSKKVYWDNTRKLFYTETNEQVTLEKGKTIIKGYKMKADSGLKQVQIQDVIGVIKK; encoded by the coding sequence GTGAGAAAACTACTGATTTTTCTATTCATCTTCGCAATGTTTCTGACAGGATGCACGATCAAATTAAAATCCGGTAAAAAAAGTACCGGAACGATTCCCGATTTCATCATGGGGGATTTTCAGTACACCTCCTACGATAATAACGGGAAACGCGAATGGGTGTTGAAATCGTCGGAAGCGAAAATGTTCGACGCGAGCAGTGAAATCTACCTTTTTAATCTGACGATGACGTTCTACAACCCTAACAATGTCATTCAATCCTTTCTCTCGAGCGACGAGGGATATGTGAATAAGAAATCGAAGAATGTATCCGCATCGGGAAACGTGAAAATATTTGCGGAGAACGGCGCGGTGCTTTCGAGTAAAAAAGTTTATTGGGACAACACCCGCAAGCTGTTTTACACCGAGACGAACGAGCAGGTAACATTAGAGAAGGGAAAGACCATCATTAAGGGTTATAAAATGAAAGCGGATTCTGGGCTGAAACAGGTACAGATCCAAGACGTTATAGGCGTTATCAAGAAATAG
- a CDS encoding endonuclease V, with the protein MRTELIERTLTICRSGDIPSARAFQKELLALNNNTDRLPPVKTVAGVDVAYSGNNAFTAAVVMDYLSTEVIEENTAVEPIAFPYITGLLAYREFPVILRVIGGLKTRPDLIVFDGHGIAHPGKMGIAAHSGILLDIPSVGCAKSLLCGEYDPPGNNKFDFSELRYHKETVGYVVCTRKDTKPIFVSPGYRVSLEDIIEIVRRLTGKFRLPLPTHLADRLSKKIKP; encoded by the coding sequence ATGCGTACTGAATTAATCGAAAGGACTCTTACGATCTGCCGGTCCGGGGATATTCCCTCGGCGCGTGCTTTCCAGAAGGAATTGTTAGCGCTGAATAATAACACCGACCGTCTCCCGCCTGTAAAAACTGTCGCGGGGGTTGATGTCGCGTACAGCGGGAATAACGCTTTTACGGCCGCGGTAGTGATGGATTACCTGTCGACGGAAGTGATCGAGGAAAATACGGCCGTCGAGCCCATTGCTTTCCCTTATATAACGGGTCTCCTGGCATATAGGGAGTTTCCGGTTATCCTGAGGGTTATCGGGGGATTGAAAACGCGGCCGGATTTGATAGTATTCGACGGGCATGGGATCGCCCACCCGGGGAAAATGGGTATCGCGGCGCATTCGGGGATACTGCTGGATATCCCGTCTGTCGGCTGCGCGAAGTCGCTGTTATGCGGGGAATACGACCCTCCCGGAAATAATAAGTTCGATTTTTCCGAGCTCCGTTACCATAAGGAGACGGTCGGCTATGTCGTCTGTACGCGCAAAGATACGAAGCCTATATTCGTATCTCCGGGGTATCGGGTATCGCTTGAGGATATTATCGAGATTGTGCGGCGTCTGACGGGAAAATTCCGGCTGCCGCTGCCGACCCATCTGGCCGACCGGTTGAGCAAAAAAATCAAACCCTAG
- a CDS encoding PHP domain-containing protein, with protein MIRIRADLHIHSCLSPCASLELSPSRIVELAVRHGIKLIALTDHHSSLNCPTIARICAGIDNIRCLYGMEITTQEEAHVLALFDDTDAALEFGKAVFAALPVVKYDPDRQGDQVVVDENEIITGGVENYIGGDLATSYSLETLIPEIHSAGGLAIPSHIDRPYFSIMSQIGYLPEYDYDAIEVTKRYYNSSDKPDVLRKYPLITNSDAHAPEMIGTNFHELEFDCAVKEIGIDALRAAFQRRVVRT; from the coding sequence ATGATCCGTATCCGCGCCGATCTGCATATCCATTCATGCCTATCCCCCTGCGCCTCGCTGGAACTTTCCCCCTCCCGCATCGTTGAACTCGCCGTCCGGCACGGGATTAAACTGATCGCGCTGACCGATCATCATTCGTCGCTGAACTGCCCGACTATTGCGCGTATCTGCGCAGGTATCGACAATATCCGCTGTCTGTACGGGATGGAGATTACCACGCAGGAGGAGGCGCATGTGCTCGCGCTGTTCGACGACACCGATGCCGCGCTGGAATTCGGAAAGGCGGTATTCGCCGCGCTGCCCGTGGTGAAATACGACCCCGACAGACAGGGCGATCAGGTGGTCGTCGATGAGAACGAAATTATTACCGGCGGCGTGGAAAACTATATCGGCGGCGATCTCGCGACATCGTATTCATTGGAAACCCTCATCCCGGAAATCCATTCAGCGGGCGGGCTTGCAATCCCGTCCCATATCGACCGCCCCTATTTCAGTATCATGTCGCAGATCGGATACCTGCCGGAGTACGATTATGACGCTATCGAGGTGACGAAACGTTACTATAACTCTTCGGACAAGCCCGATGTATTAAGAAAGTATCCGCTGATAACCAATTCCGATGCGCACGCGCCTGAAATGATCGGGACGAATTTTCACGAACTGGAATTCGATTGCGCGGTGAAGGAAATCGGCATCGATGCGTTACGCGCGGCGTTTCAAAGAAGGGTCGTCCGTACATAG
- a CDS encoding iron-sulfur binding hydrogenase, with amino-acid sequence MKLSEIANTLHYEPATPSGIDPDITGGYASDLLSDVMGNAEDGSILITIQAHKNTIAVASLAGVRAILICNGRDIPPDMLEASIMEGVGIIKTRDNQFVSSYKIHRLLFP; translated from the coding sequence ATGAAACTTTCTGAAATCGCAAACACTCTCCATTATGAACCTGCTACCCCGTCCGGGATCGACCCGGATATTACCGGGGGATACGCCTCAGACCTTCTGAGCGACGTGATGGGGAACGCGGAGGACGGCTCGATACTGATAACCATTCAGGCGCATAAGAACACGATCGCGGTCGCCTCGCTTGCGGGGGTGCGCGCGATTTTAATCTGCAACGGGCGCGATATTCCCCCCGATATGCTCGAAGCATCGATCATGGAGGGTGTGGGGATAATAAAAACCCGCGATAACCAGTTCGTATCCTCCTATAAAATCCACAGACTTCTATTCCCATGA
- a CDS encoding CBS domain-containing protein, with protein MSSKISLEKLPSVVTEILLRLKVKDAMSVALHTTKKTNTLREAQRMMKERRVSGIPVVEGERLLGIISVDDILNAFDKGYIDDAIEQHMTKSVVFLEDDMPLTFAISYFDKYSYGRFPVIDRKKQLVGILTSRDILMSLVQELNQEITELEDKIHPDHPAHSANKTHEEFFIKKLDFENAGKASFAIKRILKEQEISQKIIRRASIASYELEINVAIHSDGGKLTLELDPSKIVIIANDNGPGIANPDEVIKPGFSTANEWIRSFGFGAGMGLPNVIKVSDDFKIESAMGKGTIVRSVIQLSHE; from the coding sequence ATGTCGTCTAAGATATCCCTCGAAAAACTCCCGAGCGTTGTCACCGAAATTCTGCTGCGTTTGAAAGTTAAGGACGCGATGTCCGTCGCATTACATACGACGAAAAAAACCAATACCCTTCGCGAAGCCCAGAGAATGATGAAAGAACGCCGCGTCTCAGGGATACCGGTCGTCGAGGGAGAACGGCTTCTCGGGATAATCAGTGTGGACGATATTCTCAACGCGTTCGATAAAGGCTATATCGACGATGCGATCGAGCAGCATATGACGAAGTCGGTAGTGTTCCTCGAGGACGATATGCCCCTCACGTTCGCCATATCCTATTTCGATAAATACTCCTACGGCAGATTTCCCGTTATCGATAGAAAGAAGCAATTAGTGGGAATCCTGACCAGCCGCGATATCCTGATGTCCCTTGTGCAGGAGCTGAACCAGGAAATTACCGAGCTGGAAGATAAAATTCATCCCGACCACCCCGCGCATTCCGCGAATAAGACCCATGAGGAGTTTTTCATCAAGAAACTCGATTTCGAGAATGCCGGTAAGGCGTCGTTCGCGATAAAACGGATACTGAAAGAGCAGGAAATATCGCAAAAAATTATCCGCCGCGCGTCCATCGCGTCATACGAACTGGAGATTAATGTCGCCATCCATTCCGATGGGGGAAAACTGACGCTGGAACTCGATCCCTCGAAGATAGTGATTATCGCCAATGATAACGGCCCGGGAATAGCGAATCCCGACGAGGTGATTAAACCGGGATTCTCCACCGCAAACGAATGGATTCGTTCATTCGGATTCGGCGCGGGAATGGGTCTTCCGAATGTCATCAAGGTTTCAGACGATTTTAAAATCGAATCCGCGATGGGTAAAGGTACTATCGTACGTTCGGTGATCCAGCTTTCCCATGAATAA
- a CDS encoding leucine--tRNA ligase, with the protein MSREYVFAEIEKKWQEYWEKNKTFQTREDTNIPSDKRFYCLDMFPYPSGAGLHVGHPEGYTASDIICRYLRMKGYNVLHPMGFDSFGLPAENYAIKTGTHPRESTHANIENFRRQIKSLGFSYDWDRELSTCEPDYYKWTQWIFLQLFKAGLAYEANIPINWCNSCKTGIANEEVNNGRCDRCGEPVVKKDMRQWMLRITLYADRLLEDLEELDWPDSIKHLQRNWIGRSEGAEVDFTVKSTGDTLKIFTTRPDTLFGATYMVLAPEHPLVEKISSPAQHQVVDDYISKTKTKSDLERTDLNKDKTGVFTGAYAVNPVNGKEIPIWISDYVLISYGTGAIMAVPAHDQRDFEFATKFGIDINQVVSADGKLFDKLEQAYEVDEVAVNSGEFTGMTTPDFKKAITEWLEKKGIGKLAVNYKLRDWVFSRQRFWGEPIPLIHCEKCGTVAVPESELPLVLPEVKTYQPTGTGESPLAAIDEWVNVKCPECGGPAKRETNTMPQWAGSCWYYLRYLDPKNEKEFTAKDKQDYWMPVDLYIGGAEHAVLHLLYSRFWHKFLFDQGFVGTKEPFIKLRNQGIILGEDGQKMSKSRGNVINPDDIISVFGADSMRMYEMFMGPLDVMKPWSTNGLKGVYKFLEKIWRLYTQYPLSKSAPPEELARLMHKTIKKVQHDLDSLNNFNTAISQMMILVNELTRLDEQYPEILSVLARLIAPFAPHFGEEIWEMMGNAPSVSTAQWPVYDESLVVDDVYIMVVQVNGKLRESIEIPRGTPIEQMKETALSSPKIKKWTENSQIVKVIAVPDKLVNLVIK; encoded by the coding sequence ATGAGCAGGGAGTATGTTTTCGCTGAAATTGAGAAAAAATGGCAGGAATACTGGGAAAAGAATAAAACATTTCAAACCCGGGAAGATACAAATATACCTTCTGATAAACGGTTTTATTGCCTCGATATGTTTCCCTATCCGTCCGGCGCGGGGCTCCATGTCGGACACCCCGAGGGATATACCGCCTCCGACATTATTTGCCGTTACCTTCGCATGAAGGGATATAACGTCCTGCACCCGATGGGATTCGATTCGTTCGGTCTCCCCGCGGAGAATTACGCGATCAAAACCGGCACTCACCCGCGGGAATCGACGCACGCGAATATCGAAAATTTCCGCCGCCAGATAAAATCTCTGGGTTTCTCCTACGACTGGGATCGCGAACTCTCCACATGCGAACCGGATTACTATAAATGGACGCAATGGATATTTCTCCAGCTTTTCAAGGCCGGCCTCGCTTATGAGGCGAATATTCCTATCAACTGGTGCAACTCCTGTAAAACGGGTATCGCCAACGAGGAAGTGAATAACGGGCGATGCGACCGGTGCGGCGAGCCTGTTGTTAAGAAGGATATGCGTCAATGGATGCTGAGGATCACCCTGTACGCCGACCGTCTGCTCGAAGACCTCGAGGAGCTGGATTGGCCGGATTCGATCAAGCATCTCCAACGAAACTGGATCGGCCGTTCTGAGGGCGCGGAGGTCGATTTTACCGTGAAAAGCACGGGCGATACCCTGAAAATATTCACCACCCGTCCCGATACATTGTTCGGCGCCACTTACATGGTTTTAGCGCCCGAACACCCGCTTGTCGAGAAAATTTCTTCCCCCGCACAGCATCAGGTTGTGGACGATTATATATCGAAAACGAAAACGAAAAGCGACCTCGAACGAACCGACCTTAATAAAGATAAGACGGGCGTTTTTACCGGCGCCTACGCGGTCAATCCGGTCAACGGAAAGGAAATCCCCATCTGGATATCCGATTACGTCCTGATTTCCTACGGGACGGGCGCGATTATGGCGGTGCCCGCGCACGATCAGCGCGACTTCGAGTTCGCCACCAAGTTCGGGATAGATATTAATCAGGTGGTCTCCGCCGACGGGAAATTATTCGACAAGCTCGAACAGGCCTACGAAGTGGACGAAGTCGCCGTCAATTCGGGCGAGTTCACCGGGATGACGACCCCCGACTTCAAGAAAGCGATCACCGAATGGCTCGAGAAGAAGGGCATCGGTAAACTCGCGGTCAATTATAAACTCCGCGACTGGGTGTTCTCCCGCCAGAGATTCTGGGGAGAACCGATACCCCTCATTCACTGCGAAAAATGCGGGACTGTGGCTGTCCCCGAGTCCGAACTCCCGCTCGTTCTTCCCGAGGTCAAGACCTATCAGCCCACCGGAACCGGGGAATCTCCGCTCGCCGCTATCGACGAATGGGTGAATGTAAAATGCCCCGAGTGCGGCGGCCCCGCAAAACGCGAGACGAATACGATGCCGCAATGGGCGGGCTCGTGCTGGTATTACCTGCGTTACCTCGACCCCAAGAATGAGAAGGAATTTACCGCGAAGGACAAACAGGACTACTGGATGCCGGTCGACCTCTATATAGGCGGCGCCGAGCATGCGGTGCTCCATCTGCTGTACTCCCGTTTCTGGCACAAATTCCTGTTCGATCAGGGGTTTGTCGGGACAAAAGAACCGTTCATCAAGCTCCGCAACCAAGGGATTATCCTCGGCGAGGACGGGCAGAAGATGTCCAAATCGCGGGGGAATGTCATCAATCCCGACGATATTATCTCGGTATTCGGCGCGGATTCGATGCGGATGTACGAGATGTTCATGGGCCCCCTCGACGTGATGAAACCGTGGAGCACGAACGGCCTCAAAGGAGTCTACAAGTTCCTCGAAAAAATATGGCGCCTGTATACCCAGTATCCCTTATCGAAATCTGCACCCCCGGAAGAACTGGCGCGCCTGATGCATAAAACGATCAAGAAAGTTCAGCACGACCTCGATTCGCTCAATAACTTCAATACCGCCATCAGCCAGATGATGATCCTCGTGAACGAACTGACGCGTCTGGACGAGCAATACCCCGAGATACTGTCGGTTCTCGCGCGCCTGATCGCGCCGTTCGCCCCCCATTTCGGCGAGGAGATTTGGGAGATGATGGGGAACGCCCCCAGCGTTTCGACCGCACAATGGCCGGTTTACGACGAATCGCTTGTGGTCGACGACGTTTACATAATGGTGGTACAGGTCAACGGTAAGCTGCGCGAGAGTATCGAAATCCCGCGCGGAACCCCGATCGAGCAAATGAAGGAAACCGCGTTATCCAGTCCGAAGATTAAAAAATGGACTGAGAATTCGCAGATCGTCAAGGTGATCGCCGTACCGGATAAACTCGTGAATCTCGTGATAAAGTAA
- a CDS encoding response regulator, with product MKKILIIDDNLTVVKNVSKKLSDSTDIPVDTAASFKEAKEILEKSPGEYIMAIAGVVLPDAMNAEAVDYCLELGLPVIVLTASYDEEIREGLISKNVVDYIIERDQGYAEELVVSVRRILRNMHHKVLIVDDSSFHRKFLDRLMKSQQFVVLEAEDGVQGLKVYQENPDINLIIADYDMPKMDGFQLLNEIRAKHGKDEVTIIILSGESNEDIVPKILKHGANDYVKKPFNREEFLCRINMNLDNMEMLHRLKSVAYFDLDTGLFNRSYLYELGHVVHSNAQRNKFNIAVTLVQVDDYEEFSSAYGADFANNVVKIIANVYDQSLKRRSDMIARYSAQLLCVVTEYHDEKELVSFYENIREKVLQRSFKYKSKEIKLSVSMAIGCQMDNSLEKMVNKAMNIMDVVKTKGKGITMTALDAGLKDKD from the coding sequence ATGAAAAAGATACTCATTATCGATGACAACCTGACGGTAGTTAAAAATGTCTCCAAAAAGCTGAGCGATTCCACCGACATACCTGTGGATACCGCAGCGTCGTTTAAAGAAGCGAAGGAGATACTGGAAAAATCACCCGGGGAATATATCATGGCTATCGCCGGGGTGGTTTTACCCGATGCGATGAACGCGGAAGCGGTTGACTACTGTCTCGAATTGGGGCTTCCCGTTATCGTGCTGACGGCATCGTATGACGAGGAAATACGCGAGGGATTGATTTCTAAAAATGTGGTCGATTATATTATAGAGCGCGATCAGGGATATGCCGAAGAACTAGTTGTGTCAGTGCGCAGAATCCTCCGAAACATGCATCATAAGGTGCTGATTGTGGACGATTCCTCATTCCATAGAAAGTTTCTCGACCGCCTGATGAAAAGCCAGCAGTTTGTAGTCCTCGAAGCTGAGGACGGCGTTCAGGGGTTGAAGGTTTATCAGGAGAACCCGGATATCAACCTGATTATCGCGGATTACGATATGCCGAAGATGGACGGTTTTCAGCTATTGAACGAGATTCGCGCTAAGCATGGCAAAGACGAAGTAACTATCATCATACTTTCGGGCGAGTCCAACGAGGACATAGTACCGAAGATACTCAAGCACGGAGCCAACGATTATGTGAAGAAACCGTTTAACCGCGAGGAATTCCTCTGCCGAATAAATATGAACCTCGATAATATGGAAATGCTGCATCGCTTGAAAAGCGTCGCGTATTTCGATCTGGACACCGGATTGTTTAACAGGAGCTACCTGTACGAGTTGGGGCATGTCGTGCATTCCAACGCGCAGCGGAACAAGTTTAATATAGCGGTAACGCTGGTACAGGTCGACGACTACGAAGAGTTCTCCAGTGCTTACGGCGCGGATTTCGCGAATAATGTGGTGAAGATTATCGCCAACGTGTACGATCAGAGCCTGAAACGCCGTTCCGATATGATCGCCCGTTATTCCGCGCAGCTTCTCTGCGTAGTGACCGAATACCATGATGAAAAGGAGCTGGTCTCCTTCTATGAGAATATCCGTGAAAAAGTATTGCAACGGAGTTTTAAGTATAAGAGCAAAGAAATAAAACTCAGCGTCAGTATGGCGATCGGTTGTCAAATGGACAATTCGCTCGAAAAAATGGTAAATAAAGCCATGAACATCATGGATGTGGTAAAAACCAAAGGCAAAGGGATAACCATGACCGCGCTCGACGCGGGTCTCAAGGATAAGGATTAA
- a CDS encoding tyrosine--tRNA ligase, whose translation MKFSVDEQLKIIARGAVEIIPEEELKKKLERSVKENRPLKVKWGADPSAPDIHLGHTVPLRKLRQFQELGHEVYFLIGDFTAMIGDPTGKSETRKQLTREEVLKNAETYKQQIFKILDPARTKIVFNSEWCSGMKFADVLKLSSQYSVARMLERDDFAKRYKEGRSISIVEFMYPLIQGYDSVALHADIEVGGTEQKFNLLVGRDLQTAYGQEPQVILTVPIIEGTDGVQKMSKSLGNYIGVTESPKDVFGKVMSIPDNLIAKYFELLTDVTIEQIREFEKRMKSGENPRDFKVQLGQAIVGQLHSMKDAEEVLLEFERVFKEKGLPDDMPEYAIKGEMNIVDIVIAAGLMSSKSEMRRLIKQNAVSVDGEKITEEINLAGGREKVIKVGKRIFLKVK comes from the coding sequence ATGAAATTCAGTGTCGATGAGCAGTTGAAGATAATAGCACGCGGCGCGGTGGAGATTATCCCCGAAGAAGAATTGAAAAAGAAATTGGAACGTTCGGTAAAAGAGAACCGTCCCCTGAAAGTCAAATGGGGCGCGGATCCCTCCGCCCCGGATATCCACTTAGGGCATACGGTTCCGTTACGAAAACTCCGCCAGTTTCAGGAGTTAGGGCACGAGGTTTATTTCCTGATTGGGGATTTTACCGCGATGATCGGCGACCCCACCGGGAAATCCGAGACCCGCAAGCAGTTGACGCGCGAGGAAGTGCTAAAAAACGCGGAAACCTATAAACAGCAGATATTCAAGATACTCGACCCCGCCCGGACGAAAATCGTCTTTAACAGCGAGTGGTGCTCCGGGATGAAATTCGCCGACGTGCTCAAACTCTCGTCGCAGTATTCGGTGGCGAGAATGCTCGAACGCGACGATTTCGCGAAACGCTACAAAGAGGGTCGTTCGATATCCATCGTGGAGTTCATGTACCCGCTGATACAGGGCTACGATTCCGTCGCGCTTCATGCCGATATCGAAGTCGGCGGCACCGAGCAGAAATTCAACCTGCTGGTCGGGCGCGATCTCCAGACGGCTTACGGGCAGGAACCGCAGGTGATCCTGACTGTCCCGATTATCGAGGGGACGGACGGCGTGCAGAAAATGAGCAAATCGCTGGGTAATTATATCGGTGTAACCGAGTCCCCTAAGGATGTTTTCGGAAAGGTGATGTCGATACCGGATAACCTGATCGCCAAGTATTTCGAGCTATTGACCGATGTGACGATTGAGCAGATCAGGGAATTCGAGAAACGGATGAAGAGCGGCGAGAACCCCCGGGATTTCAAGGTACAGCTCGGGCAGGCGATTGTCGGCCAGCTGCATTCCATGAAGGACGCAGAGGAAGTGCTTCTCGAGTTCGAACGGGTTTTCAAGGAGAAGGGGCTTCCCGACGATATGCCCGAATATGCGATAAAGGGCGAAATGAATATCGTCGATATCGTGATTGCCGCCGGGTTGATGTCGTCGAAGAGCGAGATGCGCCGGCTGATTAAACAGAACGCGGTTTCTGTCGACGGGGAAAAAATTACCGAAGAGATTAATCTCGCGGGCGGCCGGGAAAAAGTGATTAAAGTTGGAAAAAGAATCTTTTTGAAGGTGAAATAA
- a CDS encoding NAD-dependent protein deacylase: MLLEGLDLFMDSLSKAKYIVALTGAGISTNAGIPDFRGPNGIYKRKDIPGEKIFEVSYFQQNPADFYKLFSDMVDSYANAQPTKGHLFLKKLEDIGRLKTVITQNIDGLHQKAGNTNVIEVHGSFSNFYCISCGKVFPMSEKIVSVIRKGNVPVCDVCKAALKPDVVFFGEPVHGLEKALTEVQRADMLITLGTSLSVYPVATLPSYITDNTMLVIINNEPTQYDHRAKIVLHEDIDLIVERTKLL; the protein is encoded by the coding sequence ATGCTATTGGAAGGCCTCGATCTTTTTATGGATTCGTTATCTAAAGCGAAGTATATTGTCGCCCTGACCGGGGCGGGGATATCGACCAATGCGGGTATCCCGGATTTTCGCGGGCCGAACGGTATTTATAAGCGGAAGGATATCCCCGGCGAGAAAATATTCGAGGTCAGCTATTTTCAGCAGAATCCCGCGGATTTCTATAAGCTGTTCTCCGATATGGTCGACTCCTATGCCAACGCGCAACCGACGAAGGGTCATTTATTCCTGAAGAAACTCGAGGATATCGGCCGTCTGAAAACAGTGATTACCCAGAATATCGACGGTCTCCACCAGAAGGCCGGGAACACGAATGTTATCGAGGTGCACGGCTCGTTTTCCAATTTCTATTGCATCTCCTGCGGAAAAGTTTTCCCGATGAGCGAGAAAATCGTCTCGGTTATCCGTAAGGGTAACGTTCCCGTATGCGACGTGTGCAAGGCGGCATTGAAACCCGACGTGGTGTTTTTCGGGGAGCCGGTGCACGGGCTGGAAAAAGCGCTGACCGAAGTGCAGAGAGCCGATATGCTGATTACCCTCGGGACGTCGCTGTCGGTATACCCGGTCGCGACCCTGCCTTCCTATATTACCGACAATACGATGCTTGTCATCATCAACAACGAACCCACACAATACGACCACCGTGCGAAAATAGTCCTGCATGAGGACATCGACCTGATTGTGGAACGAACCAAGCTATTATAA